A segment of the Marmota flaviventris isolate mMarFla1 chromosome 2, mMarFla1.hap1, whole genome shotgun sequence genome:
CGGGAACCGCGGCGGCGGTCGCGCGGCGCCTGCGGGGGGAAGGGCAGTTCCGGGCCGGGCCGCGCCTCAGCAGGGCGGCGGCTCTCCCAACGCAGACTCAGGGCCGCGGCGGCAGCGACTGGAGGTTTCAAGTTGTGCGGCCGGCGATGCCCGAGTGAGCCGCAAGCCCGGGCCCTGCCCCTAGGAGGCTACTTCCACGCAGGCCGCTCGAGCGCCCTCGCGGCGGGGAGCCTTCGTTTCAGTttcgcggcggcggcggcggcgttGTTGGCAGAGGGGACCCGGGACACCTGAATGCCCCCGGCCCCGGCTCCTCCGACGCGATGGGGAAGGTGCTATCCAAAATCTTCGGGAACAAGGAAATGCGGATCCTCATGTTGGGCCTGGACGCGGCGGGCAAGACAACAATCCTGTACAAGTTGAAGCTGGGCCAGTCGGTGACCACCATTCCCACTGTGGGTTTCAACGTGGAGACGGTGACTTACAAAAACGTCAAGTTCAACGTGTGGGATGTGGGCGGCCAGGACAAGATCCGGCCGCTCTGGCGGCATTACTACACCGGGACCCAGGGTCTGATCTTCGTAGTGGACTGCGCCGACCGCGACCGCATCGACGAGGCTCGCCAGGAGCTGCACCGCATTATCAATGACCGGGAGATGAGGGACGCCATAATCCT
Coding sequences within it:
- the Arf6 gene encoding ADP-ribosylation factor 6, translated to MGKVLSKIFGNKEMRILMLGLDAAGKTTILYKLKLGQSVTTIPTVGFNVETVTYKNVKFNVWDVGGQDKIRPLWRHYYTGTQGLIFVVDCADRDRIDEARQELHRIINDREMRDAIILIFANKQDLPDAMKPHEIQEKLGLTRIRDRNWYVQPSCATSGDGLYEGLTWLTSNYKS